From Myxococcota bacterium:
CCGCCGCGCGACTCACTCCACCCCGGCAACGCCGAGGTCTGGGAAGACCCCGACCCGCAGGGCCTGTCACTCCTGACTCCCTACCGGCGGCGCACGCCGACCGGCATCATCTACCCGTATCCGCCGGCGCTGCACGAGCTCGACGAGCTGGCCGACGGCTGGTACGCGCGCGGTGCCGCCGAGATCGGCTACACGCTGGTCGGCGGCGAGGAGACCGAGACCCGCTACACCAAGTACGAGGACCTGAAGGACGGCCCCTTGCTCGACGGTCTCAACCTCGAGCTGTGGCGGCCCGAGTCGGGTGACTGGGCGATGCTGCGCGCGGGCAGCGTCGGGCGCACCGACCAGTTCTACGACCTCGAGGCCAGCCGCGCCGGCTGGCTGCGCTTCCGCGCGTCGTTCAGCGGCGTGCCGCACAAGTACGCCAGCGACGCGACCACGCTCTGGCTCGGCGGCGGAAGTGACTTCCTGAAGCTGCCCGACGGTCTCTCGCCCGCCGGCAACGATCCCGCGGCGATCCAGGCCGCGCTCGACACGCACGTGCCGGGCACCGTCGAGGTGCAGCGCAACCGCACGCAGCTCCAGCTCAAGGTGCGCGCGCTGCCCAGCCTGTCGTTCATCGCGCAGTACGGGCTCGAGGACCGCAAGGGCGCGATCCCGAGCTCGGTCGGCTTCAACTATCCCGATTTCACCGACTTCGCCGGCGCGTCGCTCGAGGTGCCCTATCCGGTCGACGACCGGACTCACAAGGCCACCGCCGGGCTCGAGTGGGCCACCGCGCTCAGCCAGCTCAACCTGACTTACAATGGCTCGTTCTATCGCGACCAGAACAGCTCGCTCACTCTGGCGCAGCCGTTCCTGGGCACGGGCCTGGCGCAGATCGAGCAGGCGCGGCTCGCGCTTCCGCCCGACAACGACTGGCACAACGTGCGGGCCGACTTCGGCGTGAACATGCCGTTCCGCTCGCGACTCACGACCGCGCTCTCCTGGTCGCGCAGCACGCAGAACGACGCGCTGATCCCGCCGACGATCTCGTCGGTCACGATCGGCACCACCAACTTGAACGACTGGAACACGGTCTCCGCGCTGTCGACCAAGACGGCGCACGCGCGCGTCGACAACGTGCTGGTCGACGTCGAGTTCCACATCAGCCCGTGGCGCCCGCTCGCGCTGCGCGCCGGCTACAAGTTCACCAACCAGGAGACCCAGACCAATTACTTCGCCTTCAACCCGCAGACCGGCCAGTTCGGCTACATCGTGGAAGATGGCGGACACGGCTCGCTGTTCGGCCCGGCCTACATCGGCATCTATGACCCGACGGTGCCGGGCGACGCTCGTCGCTACCGCACGATCCCCTTCGGCGAGTCACACTCCACGATCGACCTCGGCGGCACGCTCACGCTGCCGTGGCGCAGCTCGTTCGACCTGTTGCTCGAGCAGGAGAACGTGGACCGCGACGTCTCCGAGCGCCCGCAGACGCGCGAGCAGCGCGCGACGGTGTCGTTCAACACGCGCGCGTTCTCCTTCGCCTCGCTGCGACTCTCGTACAAGTTCCTGAACCGCGACGGCGGCGACGTGGACTACGGCGTCTACCGGAAGTACACGACCGCGGGCCTGCCGGGCTACGTCCCGCTCACGCCCGCCGGCGACCCGCCGCACAACCTGAACCAGCTCGTGCGACCGTCGCTCGCGGACCTCGTGGGGCAGCGCATCAACGCGCGCGTGGTGTTCTCGCTCGGAGAATTCTCCGATCTGTCACTCGCCGCGCGGCTGCGCAGCGACGACTATGGCTCGGGCTACGGACTCACCAGCGACCGGTCGCGCGACGTGGAGGCCGAATGGACCGTGCAGCCCTCGCCCGCGCTGACGGCGAACGCGTTCTTCTCGGCCGAGCAGCACGATCGCGGCATGCAGACGATCCGCGGCTTCGGAACCTCGCCCGACGGCGACGCGGGCGGCCCCGATTTCCCGTTCACCAATCAGTGGGGCATGCGCTCGAACGGCGACGCGATCGGCTGGGGCGGCGGCTTCAGCTTGCACCCCATGAGCTGGATCTCACTCGACACGCGCTACACGTTCCTGGTCACGCGCGAAGATGAGGATCTCTCCTTCGCGTCGACCAACGTGTTCGCCACGCCCGTGTTCGGAGCGTTGCCGCCCGACCATCTGCCGCGACTTCGTAACCGCGATCACACGGTCGATACGAGCCTTCGCATCGCGCTGCGAAAGTCGCTCGCGCTGCGCTTCTTCTACCGCTGGGAGCTGTCTGGCGTCGATGACTACCACCAGACGGATCTGCCGACGCTGCTCGGTCACCGCATCTACATGGGACACCAGGATTCGGATTACGAAGCCAGCTTTTACGGCGTCGCGTTGCAGATCGGTTTTGGGGATGGCTGGTGAGAATCTGTCCCACGGTTGACGCCGTAGGTGGTATGGTTCGCAACTCGGGAGGGGATCCCATGAAGCACCGCATCAGCTTCGTCTGGCTACTTGCATTCGGACTCGCCTTCGTTCCGCGCAGCTCGCTCGCCAATTTCCACTTCATGGAGATCGAGCAGATCGTCGGCGGCGTCGGCGGCAACACCGACGCGCAAGCCATCACCCTGAGGATGCGCTCGTCGTTCCAGAATCAGGTGGTGGGGAATGCGCAGCTTCGCGCCTGGGACGCGGCGGGCACCCACCCAGTGACGGTCGCGACGTTTACCGGCACCAATCCGACCGACGCGAACGCGTGCAAGGAGATCTTGCTCGCGACGAGCGCCATGGGCGGGAAGACTCAGCCCGCGGTAGCCCCCGACTTCACCATGCTCGCCCCGATCCCCGCGACCTATCTGAACGCCGGCTCGCTCACGTTCGAGGGTGCCGGCGGCGCGATCATCTACTGGCGTGTGGTCTGGGGCGGCGCAGGATACAGCGGACTCACCACGCTCTCGACTACGAATGATCCGAATGGCGATGTCGCACCGGCGTTCGCCTCGGCCCTGCCTTCGACCGGGGTCCAGGCGCTGCGCTTCTCGCCCACGTGCGGCACGCCTTCGCAAACGAGCCTGGCCGACTACGCGGCCGTGACCGCCCCGGTCACCCTGAGGAAGAACTCGGGCACCACGTTCAACGTGGTGGACCTGCTGCCGGTGCCGGCGCTGCCCGGCGCGGCGCAGCTCCTCTTGCCGGCCCTGCTCGGTCTGGGGTTGCTCGGCTTCGCGATCCGGCGCCGACGCCCCGAGAGCTAGCAGCCCCTCAGGGCTTCGGGTAGGGCCGTCGATAGAGCGGTCCGCACAAGCGGATCGTCTCGTCGACGAGCGCCGCGAGCGCGCCGACTTGCGTGCGAAGCTCACTCGAGCTGCGCCCGACTTGCGCGAGCACGGCGCTCACTCGTGCGCCGAAGTCGCCGGGCGCGCGCGGGAGCTCGGCGATCTCGACCAGCGCCGTCTTGTCCGAGAGCCACCAGCGCTCGTTCAGCGCGAACAGCACGAGCGCGAGCTGGAACGCCACGCGCGCCAGACAGCCCGCCGTTCCGAGCACGTCGCCGCGCTCGGCGAACTTCGACGCGAAGCTCTCGAGCGCGAACTCGCACGCCCACAGGTACGACTGCACGACCGCGCGCCGCAGCGCTTCCGGGTACACCGATACGTGTCGCTTCAGCTCGGCGACCTTGCCCTGCGGATCGGCGAGCGGCAGGCAGATCGCGATCTCGCCCAGGTAGGTCGGCGAGAAGAAGCCGAACGGCGGCTGCTGGCCGAAGTGGAGCTCGAAGCGCCCGGCCTGCGCATCGGCGATCGCACGCTCGAGCTGCTCGAGGCTGCGATACAGGAAGTCCACCCGCTGGCCACCCACCGTGAGCCACGCCCCGCCGTTCACCCAGGGGCCCCACTGGTAGAAGTCGCTCACGACCGGGTCGGGTGAGTCGTTGCGCTCGACCGCGAGCGCGCGCAGGTCGGCGATCGCGAACGGCGTGCGCTCCGAGTACAGGACGCCGAGGTCGATGTCGGAGGTCGGCGTGCCACGGCCACGCGCGAACGAGCCGCCGAGCACGACCGCGGCCACGCCGGGCAGCGCGGCCAGCCGGCCGGCGAGTGAGTCCACGAGCGCGCGCTGCGCAGGAGTCAGCTCGGTCACGGCTCAAGCCTCGTGCGCGAACGCGCCGTCGCGCAGGCGCGGCGCGACCGCGTCGGCATCGAGCTCCGCGGCGAGCTCGACGTCGCGCGCGAAGCCGCGTTGCGCGAGCTCCACGCCCGACGCGCACTCGCGCAGCACGCGCGCGAGCCGTGGCTGCGCAGCGCGCCAGGCCGCGCACGCGAGCTCCGCCTCGGGCGAGCGGGTGCCGCCGAGGCGCGCCAGGATGGCCCCGGCCCCGATGCAGTCCTCGGCCGCCGGCCGCAGCCGCTGGTCGGGCCAGCGCTCGCCCGCGGCGATCACCGCGATCGGCCGCGCGGCATCGCACAGGCGCTCTGCCAGCGCCGCCGCGTTGCGCAGCGTGCCCGCGTACACCTCGCCCGACTCCGCCGACAGGAAGGAGAGCTGCGAGCCGTTGGGCGACGGCAGCACGATGCGCGTGCCGCGCGGGATGCCGGCCAGCGAGGCCGGAGACAGCGAGTAAGTGCTCTGCGACCGGCGCGGGCCGGCCACGAGCGCGCCGCGCTCCGCCGCGAAGGCGTCGACCCGCTCGTCCTGCCACAGGTACGGAAGCACGCTCGCGCCGCGCGCGCACGCCAGCGACACACAGGTGGTGAACGAGAGCACGTCGACCACGACGAAGGTCGCCGCGTGACCCGCGAGCGCCCGCAGCCCCGACTCACCCCATTCGAAGCGCAGGTCGTAGCCGGACTGACTCGTGAACGGATCGTCGCTCATCGCGGCCGACGCTTCCGTGTGTAGGCGGTGCGCTTGACGATCGCGCGTCCCCGCGCGGGAGCCCTGCCGACGCGCCCGCGGCCCTCGCCGGCCGCGGCGCGCACCAGCGCACGCACGCCCGCGCGCGACAGGTCGCCGGGCGCCTCGATGCGCACGTGGCGGATGCGCGCGCCGCTGCCCGCGAGCAGGCGCTCGGGATCGGGCAGCTCGACGCCGCGGTTGAAGCCGAGGTTCACGTGACCGGCGTAGGCCGCCACGTGACAGAACGCGTCGGAGAGCCGCTCCGAGAAGCCGTACGCGGCGGCGACCGCGTTGTAGGCGTCGTACACGAGCTCGCTCGCGCCGGGCGCTGCGCGCAGCACCGCCGCGCGCGCTGCGAGAAACAGCCGTCTCACTCGCGGGTCGTACGCCGCGAGAAACCGGCTGAGCTCGGCGGGCGGGCGGCGCATGGGGCGGCCTAGGCTAGCACCGCCGCCAGCGCGCTGACACTCTGCACCACGTGCTCGGGCCGTGCGCTCCCGGCCGGCAGGGGCCGGCCGCGCCCATTCACCCAGGCGACCGCGATCCCGGCCGCTGCGCCGCCGAGCACGTCGGAGCGCAGTGAGTCACCGGCGTGCAGCACCGCGTCGCGTGGCAGACCCAGGCGCGCCAGCGCGGCCTCGAACGGCTCGGTGCGCGGCTTGTAGGCGCGGCAGCCCTCGCTGGTCACGACCCGTTCGAACGACCAGCCCAGGCTCGCTAGCGCCGCGGCCAGGTCGCCGGCGTCGATGTTCGACACCAGACACACCGGCATACGCAGCGCGCGCACGAACTCCGCCGCGCCCGGGAGCGCGCGCGGTGCGCGCCAGTAGGCGAACAGCTCGGCGGACAGCGCCTCGGGATCGAGCGCACACTCGAAGCGGCCGAGCAGCGCTCGCAGGCTCGCAAGCTCGAGCGCACGCTGGCTCGCGAAGCGACCGCCGTGCGCGCGCTCGCACAGCGCGGCGAACTCCCGGCTCCACTCGGCGCCGACCGCGGCCGCCGTGGGCGCGCGCGGCGAGGCGGCGGCCACGCGGCGCGCGATCCCGGCCACGATCTCCGTGTCTTCCTCGACCAGCGTGCCGTAGAAATCCAGGAGCAGCCCCTGGTAGCGATTCACTCGCCGCCCTCGCCCTCGCGCGAGTAGGGGTCGTGCAGCTCCACCGGGTGCCCGGAGCGCGAGCGCAGGCGCATGTTCAGCATCTCGACACCGACCGAGAACGCCATCGCGAAGTACACGTAGCCCTTCGGCACGTGGTGGTCGAAGCCGTCGGCGATCAAGAGCACGCCGATCACGAACAGGAACGAGAGCGCGAGCATCTTCACCGTCGGGTGTCTCGAGACGAAGCGGCCGATCGCGCCGGCGAAGACCAGCATGAGAGTCACCGAAACCACGACCGCGCCGATCATGACTCCGATCTCGTCGACCATACCCACGGCGGTGACGATCGAGTCGATCGAGAACACCAGGTCGATCAGCGCGATCTGCAGGATGATCGCGCCGAAGGTCGCGCGCACCGCCGACGAGGCGTGCCCCTTCTCGCCCTCGAGCAGCTGGTGGATCTCCTTGGTGCTCTTCCACAGGAGGAACAGCCCGCCCGCGATCAGGATCGTGTCTCGCCCCGAGATCTCGACCCCCGCCACCGTGAGCAGCGGCGCAGAGAGCGCGATGATGCTCGACAGCAGGAACAGCATGCCGATGCGCATGAACATGGCCGCGAACAGTCCGATGCGGCGCGCGAGCTCGCGGCGCTCCGCCGGCAGTTTGTCGACCAGCACCGAGATGAACACGACGTTGTCGATGCCCAGCACGAGCTCGAGCACGGTCAACGTCGCGAAGGCGATCCAGGCGCGGGGGTCGGAGAGCCAATCGAACATGGTCGTCCGAGGGTAGCGAAGGCTAGCGGGCTGCCGACTTCTCGAGCGCTGCGGCCAGCGCGCGCAACGGCTGCGCACCGTCGCCGCGCCAGGACGCGCCGTGCATGCACGCCAGCGTGAGTGGGCGCAGGCCTGCGAGCCGTTCGAGCGTGCGGCGCGAGTCCGGCGCGTGCGCCCAGTAGTCGAGGCCCGCGCGCATGGCCTCGCTCGGACCGAGGATGTCGGACTCGGTGAGTGGCGCGTGCTCGTGGCCACCCTGCGTGAACAGGTCGCCGCACAGGAGCGTGCGCGTGCGTGTCTCGAAGAGATACCCGCACTCCCAGGCGTGCGGCACGTGCGGCGTGTAGAGGAAGCGCACCTGATGCCGGCCGAGCGCGCGCTCGGCCCCGTCGGCCAGGGTCTGCGGCGCCCGGTCGGCGACGTCGCGCACGGAGACGTCGGCCGCGAGCTCGCCGCACAGCGGAAGCGCCTGCGGCGCCGCGGCG
This genomic window contains:
- a CDS encoding MtrB/PioB family outer membrane beta-barrel protein codes for the protein PPRDSLHPGNAEVWEDPDPQGLSLLTPYRRRTPTGIIYPYPPALHELDELADGWYARGAAEIGYTLVGGEETETRYTKYEDLKDGPLLDGLNLELWRPESGDWAMLRAGSVGRTDQFYDLEASRAGWLRFRASFSGVPHKYASDATTLWLGGGSDFLKLPDGLSPAGNDPAAIQAALDTHVPGTVEVQRNRTQLQLKVRALPSLSFIAQYGLEDRKGAIPSSVGFNYPDFTDFAGASLEVPYPVDDRTHKATAGLEWATALSQLNLTYNGSFYRDQNSSLTLAQPFLGTGLAQIEQARLALPPDNDWHNVRADFGVNMPFRSRLTTALSWSRSTQNDALIPPTISSVTIGTTNLNDWNTVSALSTKTAHARVDNVLVDVEFHISPWRPLALRAGYKFTNQETQTNYFAFNPQTGQFGYIVEDGGHGSLFGPAYIGIYDPTVPGDARRYRTIPFGESHSTIDLGGTLTLPWRSSFDLLLEQENVDRDVSERPQTREQRATVSFNTRAFSFASLRLSYKFLNRDGGDVDYGVYRKYTTAGLPGYVPLTPAGDPPHNLNQLVRPSLADLVGQRINARVVFSLGEFSDLSLAARLRSDDYGSGYGLTSDRSRDVEAEWTVQPSPALTANAFFSAEQHDRGMQTIRGFGTSPDGDAGGPDFPFTNQWGMRSNGDAIGWGGGFSLHPMSWISLDTRYTFLVTREDEDLSFASTNVFATPVFGALPPDHLPRLRNRDHTVDTSLRIALRKSLALRFFYRWELSGVDDYHQTDLPTLLGHRIYMGHQDSDYEASFYGVALQIGFGDGW
- a CDS encoding nucleotidyltransferase domain-containing protein, which encodes MTELTPAQRALVDSLAGRLAALPGVAAVVLGGSFARGRGTPTSDIDLGVLYSERTPFAIADLRALAVERNDSPDPVVSDFYQWGPWVNGGAWLTVGGQRVDFLYRSLEQLERAIADAQAGRFELHFGQQPPFGFFSPTYLGEIAICLPLADPQGKVAELKRHVSVYPEALRRAVVQSYLWACEFALESFASKFAERGDVLGTAGCLARVAFQLALVLFALNERWWLSDKTALVEIAELPRAPGDFGARVSAVLAQVGRSSSELRTQVGALAALVDETIRLCGPLYRRPYPKP
- a CDS encoding 2-phosphosulfolactate phosphatase, encoding MSDDPFTSQSGYDLRFEWGESGLRALAGHAATFVVVDVLSFTTCVSLACARGASVLPYLWQDERVDAFAAERGALVAGPRRSQSTYSLSPASLAGIPRGTRIVLPSPNGSQLSFLSAESGEVYAGTLRNAAALAERLCDAARPIAVIAAGERWPDQRLRPAAEDCIGAGAILARLGGTRSPEAELACAAWRAAQPRLARVLRECASGVELAQRGFARDVELAAELDADAVAPRLRDGAFAHEA
- a CDS encoding DUF1801 domain-containing protein, producing MRRPPAELSRFLAAYDPRVRRLFLAARAAVLRAAPGASELVYDAYNAVAAAYGFSERLSDAFCHVAAYAGHVNLGFNRGVELPDPERLLAGSGARIRHVRIEAPGDLSRAGVRALVRAAAGEGRGRVGRAPARGRAIVKRTAYTRKRRPR
- a CDS encoding HAD family hydrolase, with product MNRYQGLLLDFYGTLVEEDTEIVAGIARRVAAASPRAPTAAAVGAEWSREFAALCERAHGGRFASQRALELASLRALLGRFECALDPEALSAELFAYWRAPRALPGAAEFVRALRMPVCLVSNIDAGDLAAALASLGWSFERVVTSEGCRAYKPRTEPFEAALARLGLPRDAVLHAGDSLRSDVLGGAAAGIAVAWVNGRGRPLPAGSARPEHVVQSVSALAAVLA
- a CDS encoding TerC family protein, encoding MFDWLSDPRAWIAFATLTVLELVLGIDNVVFISVLVDKLPAERRELARRIGLFAAMFMRIGMLFLLSSIIALSAPLLTVAGVEISGRDTILIAGGLFLLWKSTKEIHQLLEGEKGHASSAVRATFGAIILQIALIDLVFSIDSIVTAVGMVDEIGVMIGAVVVSVTLMLVFAGAIGRFVSRHPTVKMLALSFLFVIGVLLIADGFDHHVPKGYVYFAMAFSVGVEMLNMRLRSRSGHPVELHDPYSREGEGGE
- a CDS encoding MBL fold metallo-hydrolase encodes the protein MITNRESGTRVDEIAEGIYRISTPIPPESFPGGFTFNQFLIDDDEPLLFHTGPRRLFPLVCEAIASVMPVSRLRHVSFSHFEADECGSLNEFLAAAPQALPLCGELAADVSVRDVADRAPQTLADGAERALGRHQVRFLYTPHVPHAWECGYLFETRTRTLLCGDLFTQGGHEHAPLTESDILGPSEAMRAGLDYWAHAPDSRRTLERLAGLRPLTLACMHGASWRGDGAQPLRALAAALEKSAAR